The Apium graveolens cultivar Ventura chromosome 6, ASM990537v1, whole genome shotgun sequence genome contains a region encoding:
- the LOC141663748 gene encoding stress enhanced protein 1, chloroplastic: MAALSQISSSLYTSLPDVCVLNASRISPVCRIPISNIARTGTSFASGSPLLIQGTSLQRTLKRKSGIISIRCEQGTKEGGGLDIWLGRFAMIGFAVAVTVEVSTGKGLLENFGLTSPLPTVALGVTALIGVLAAIFIFQSAADK; encoded by the exons ATGGCTGCTCTCTCTCAAATATCTTCATCTCTCTACACTTCACTTCCTG ATGTTTGTGTTTTGAATGCATCAAGAATTAGTCCAGTTTGTAGGATACCCATTTCGAATATTGCTCGAACTGGAACCTCGTTTGCCTCTGGTTCTCCACTTT TGATTCAAGGAACTTCGCTACAAAGGACACTTAAACGGAAATCAGGAATTATTTCTATAAGATGTGAGCAAGGAACCAAGGAAGGTGGTGGCTTAGATATATGGCTTGGACGGTTTGCAATGATTGGGTTTGCTGTGGCCGTCACTGTTGAAGTATCAACTGGCAAAGGACTTCTGGAG AATTTCGGGCTCACTTCGCCGTTGCCAACAGTGGCTCTGGGTGTAACAGCACTTATTGGTGTATTAGCAGCCATTTTCATATTCCAATCCGCAGCTGATAAGTGA
- the LOC141667514 gene encoding sodium/proton antiporter 2, with amino-acid sequence MATTINTFRPIKSHPSPLPLIRHLSPFLCLETKSSSLLSSSLSFQRNGLWAGAQPKAPTGSFISFANKQSEPNNPTTQFEDPPSSQQCDPLCSVDETSSQEFEVTYQPKTDFLKALAIFGAAATGALAINHSWVAANQDVAMALLFGIGYAGIIFEESLAFNKSGVGLLMAVGLWVIRSIGAPSTDIAVTELSHASGEVSEIVFFLLGAMTIVEIVDAHQGFKLVTDNITTRKPRTLLWVVGFVTFFLSSVLDNLTSTIVMVSLLRKLVPPGDFRKLLGGVVVIAANSGGAWTPIGDVTTTMLWIHGQISTLQTIKDLFIPSVVSLAVPLTLLSFTSDVNGSGKNSSNVLASEQMAPRGQLVFSVGLGALIFVPVFKALTGLPPYMGMLLGLGVLWILTDAIHYGESERQRLKVPQALSRIDTQGILFFLGILLSVSSLEAAGILRELANYLDAHIPNIELIASAIGVVSAIIDNVPLVAATMGMYDLTSFTQDSEFWQLVAFCAGTGGSMLVIGSAAGVAFMGLEKVDFFWYLRKVSGFAFAGYAAGIASYIAMHNLHVSLPATVAQIPFLSGS; translated from the exons ATGGCTACTACAATCAACACTTTTCGACCAATCAAAAGCCACCCATCACCACTCCCATTAATCAGACACCTCTCACCATTTTTATGTCTTGAAACTAAATCATCATCATTATTATCATCATCATTATCATTTCAAAGAAATGGGCTTTGGGCCGGAGCTCAACCTAAAGCCCCAACTGGGTCTTTTATATCTTTTGCTAATAAACAGTCTGAGCCCAACAATCCCACCACCCAATTTGAG GATCCACCATCATCTCAGCAATGTGATCCTCTCTGCTCTGTTGATGAAACAAGTTCACAAGAGTTCGAAGTTACATACCAACCGAAAACTGATTTCTTGAAAGCTCTTGCAATTTTTGGAGCAGCTGCAACTGGAGCATTGGCAATCAACCATTCTTGGGTGGCTGCAAACCAG GATGTTGCCATGGCCTTGCTATTTGGAATAGGATATGCAGGCATTATATTTGAAGAATCTCTTGCTTTTAACAAAAGTGGAGTGGGATTACTGATGGCTGTTGGTTTATGGGTTATAAGAAGCATAGGA GCACCTTCGACTGATATAGCTGTTACAGAGTTAAGCCATGCATCTGGAGAAGTTAGTGAAATTGTATTCTTCTTGCTTGGTGCAATGACCATTGTGGAAATAGTAGATGCTCATCAAGGATTCAAGCTGGTTACTGATAATATTACGACTCGCAAACCACGAACTTTGCTGTGGGTG GTTGGTTTTGTGACCTTTTTCTTAAGTTCGGTTCTTGACAATCTCACCTCCACAATTGTCATGGTTTCATTATTGAGGAAATTGGTACCTCCAGGAGATTTCAGAAA GTTGCTAGGTGGTGTTGTGGTGATAGCAGCAAATTCTGGTGGAGCATGGACTCCTATTGGTGATGTTACAACTACTATGCTCTGGATACATGGTCAAATATCCACGCTGCAGACTATAAAA GACTTGTTTATTCCATCAGTGGTATCTCTGGCTGTGCCCTTGACTCTCTTGTCCTTCACCAG TGATGTTAATGGGAGTGGGAAGAATTCTTCAAATGTTTTGGCTTCTGAACAGATGGCTCCTCGTGGACAACTTGTTTTCTCCGTTGGACTTGGGGCTTTAATATTTGTTCCTGTGTTCAAAGCGCTAACTGGTTTACCACCATACATGGGCATGCTGCTGGGGCTAGGAGTTCTTTGGATCCTTACTGATGCTATTCATTATGGTGAATCTGAAAGACAACGCTTAAAAGTTCCACAGGCTCTGTCACGTATTGACACTCAAGGAATTCTCTTTTTCCTTGGTATACTTCTATCAGTCAGCAG CCTAGAGGCTGCTGGAATTCTTCGTGAATTGGCAAATTACCTTGATGCCCATATTCCTAATATTGAGCTGATTGCAAGTGCAATTGGAGTTGTATCAGCAATTATAGACAATGTTCCTCTGGTTGCAGCAACCATGGGAATGTATGACCTAACTTCGTTCACCCAAGATTCTGAGTTCTGGCAGCTTGTTGCATTTTGTGCTGGCACGGGTGGTTCCATGCTGGTTATTGGTTCAGCTGCAGGAGTTGCATTTATGGGACTGGAAAAAGTTGATTTCTTTTGGTACCTGCGAAAG GTGAGTGGTTTTGCTTTTGCCGGCTATGCTGCTGGAATTGCTTCATACATAGCGATGCATAATCTTCACGTCTCCCTCCCAGCAACAGTAGCTCAGATCCCTTTCCTTTCGGGTTCATAG
- the LOC141668484 gene encoding protein TIC 21, chloroplastic-like, translating into MQSILLPPTRPGGVLSISPAKIKLTHFSLTPPRQIQNVFFNKTLNLPIPFCSPLKKIQSLTHTSKILASSPISTNYNPPSDEIDNKKLAQVAKRLENTSRYLKRLGSFGFWGQLVCTIVAAVILSFSIVVTGKVTSPATFYATAGGIAAGFISVFWSFGYIRLSDRLKRTANNPVKAPPRADVVNSLKNGIVLNLLGMGAAVLGMQATVGFLVAKALTTSSNPFYQGVSPGSSSPVLALDVFLVQASANTILSHFLGLVCSLELLRSVTVSSNESIPAPKMA; encoded by the exons ATGCAATCTATACTCTTGCCGCCGACTCGTCCCGGCGGCGTTCTTTCTATTTCTCCGGCCAAAATCAAACTGACCCACTTCAGTCTAACTCCCCCTAGACAAATTCAAAATGTTTTCTTTAATAAAACCCTCAATTTACCAATACCCTTTTGCTCTCCACTCAAAAAGATTCAATCTTTAACTCACACTTCCAAGATTCTTGCTTCTTCCCCCATTTCCACTAATTACAATCCCCCTTCTGATGAAATTGACAACAAAAAGCTCGCTCAG GTTGCGAAAAGGTTAGAGAATACATCGAGGTATTTAAAGAGGTTGGGTAGTTTTGGATTTTGGGGGCAGTTGGTGTGTACGATTGTAGCTGCTGTGATCCTTTCGTTTTCGATAGTTGTTACTGGAAAGGTCACTTCACCTGCTACATTTTATGCCACCGCGGGTGGTATTGCTGCTGGATTCATTTCGGTTTTTTGGTCCTTTGGATATATACGTCTTTCTGATAGGCTCAAGAGAACTGCCAATAATCCTGTCAAG GCTCCTCCTCGTGCTGATGTGGTGAATAGCTTGAAAAATGGAATTGTGCTGAACCTTCTTGGCATGGGTGCTGCTGTTCTTGGTATGCAAGCCACGGTAGGTTTTTTGGTTGCAAAGGCCCTGACTACCTCAAGCAATCCATTTTATCAGGGTGTCTCCCCAGGGAGCAGCAGTCCTGTTCTTGCGTTGGATGTTTTCTTGGTTCAG GCATCAGCGAACACCATCCTTTCTCATTTTTTGGGTCTTGTTTGCTCTTTGGAGTTGTTACGTTCGGTTACAGTGTCATCCAATGAAAGCATTCCAGCTCCCAAGATGGCATGA
- the LOC141666034 gene encoding uncharacterized protein LOC141666034: protein MVFDDFDLEEVKFPHDDPLFITPIIGNNLVKIVLVDNGASVDILLYHTFIRMGYNDSQSTPTDMPIYSFAGVECSVEGIIKLPLTMGQEARQATQILNFVVVKAGSTYNAIIGRIGIHAFKAVPSSYHFVIKFPTRDEIGEERGDQKMARSCYVASLRADVVGGVDMPGIDPELITHKLNVDPNRKSVKQKKRSFAPERQEAIKQEVEKLLEAGFIEEI, encoded by the exons ATGGTATTTGATGATTTTGACTTGGAAGAGGtcaagtttccccatgacgatcCCCTATTCATAACACCCATAATAGGGAACAACCTGGTGAAAAtagtccttgtagataatggagCATCGGTAGACATTTTACTCTATCATACCTTCATAAGAATGGGTTACAATGACTCTCAATCAACCCCaactgatatgccgatatatAGTTTCGCTGGAGTCGAATGCtctgtggaagggataattaagctACCTCTAACAATGGGTCAAGAGGCAAGACAAGCCACGCAAATATTGAACTTTGTGGTAGTGAAGGCTGGATCAACATATAATGCGATCATAGGAAGGATAGgtatacatgccttcaaggcagtcccctcgtCCTACCATTTCGTGATCAAGTTTCCAACCAGAGACGAAATAGGAGAAGAAAGGGGAGACCAGAagatggctagaagctgttatgtagcctcgCTGAGGGCAGATGTAGTAGGGGGAG TAGATATGCCCGGTATAGACCCGGAATTGATCACCCACAAGTTGAACGTGGATCCTAATCGGAAGAGTGTGAAGCAAAAAAAAAGGAGTTTTGCCCCTGAAAGGCAGGAAGCCATCAAGCaagaagtggaaaagctcttagaggctggtttcatagAAGAAATATAA